The region AAATTAGGTAGCTGTTGTCTTCTGTTCACTGCTTTATCCCAAATTCCTGCATCCGGTTTATGAGTGTTTTATAACTCACACCCAGGATTTCTGCGGCCTTTGTCCTGTTCCACCTGGTTTTATTAAGGATATCCAGAATGGCCTCATGCTCCTTTTCAGACACATAGGCCTTACTGATTTTTCTTAAGGAATACTCCTGCTCCTTGAATAGCTTGAGTTGCCTGATGTGTTCAGAGTCATTATCATCAAGTTCAATGCTATTTACAGGGTCAGGCTTTAAGCTTGTATCCATATTGGACTGATCAAGCTCCTGAAAGATAAAGCTCCAGTCTGATACAGCAATGGCCCTGCGCATGATATTCTCAAGCTCCCTGATATTGCCGGGCCAGTTGTATGATACCAGAAAATCAAGAACCCTTTCAGGTAAATCACTGATCTTCTTTTTATATTCAAAACAGTATTTATTAAGGAAAAAATGTATGAGCAGAGGGATATCATCCCTTCTTTCCCTTAAGGGCGGCACCCTGATCTGCATGATGTTGAGGCGGTAGAAGAGGTCATTCCTGAATGTGCCATTCTGCACCTTTTTCCACAGATCAGCGTTTGTTGCAGCAACCACCCTTGTATCTACAACCTTCTGATCTGTAGACCCTAATCTTGAGAACTCCTTCTCTTCAAACACCTGTAAAAATTTGACCTGCAATGAAAATGAAATATCCCCTATTTCATCAACAAAAAGGGTGCCTCCATTTGCCATCTCAAGGCGGCCTGGTTTATCCTTGTATGCATCTGTAAATGCCCCCTTCTGAAATCCGAATATTTCGCTTTCAAGAAGTTCATCAGGCAATGATGTACAGTCAACCTTTACAAGCGGCCCCATCTTTCTAGGTGAATGAAAATGTATAGAGCGGGCAACCAGCTCCTTACCGGTCCCTGTTTCACCTGTTACAAGCACAGTGATATCCTTTTCTGCCACCCTCCTGATCTTTCTTCTTACATCCACGATCCCTTTGCTCTTACCGATTATAAAGGTTGTATCAGGCATGTGGGCATGTTCTTTGCTGTAGACAAGGGCCTCATCCACTTTATTTTCAAGGATTTTCTGTTCAGCGCCAGGCGTGAGATAATGAACACCTTCAAATGGTGCAAAGCATTCACCAGCCGGAAGGCACTCCTCTGATGAGGTTAATACTGGTGTAACAGGATTCAGTATCTTGATCTTCTGTATTGCCTTTAATGAGGAGTCCGCATCCAGCGAGGGGTCAATTATAACCACATCAGGCTTAAGGCTATTCAGGTGGTCAATGCCTGAATTGTGATCAATGGAAACGCATGACCTTACCAGTGCGCTGTTCAGTTTGGCCTCTATATCCTTTGCATGATCCGGGTGTTCTGATTCTAATAGCACAACATTGATGTCAGAAATCATTTTTTTCCTCTTTGCATATCCCCTGTCAGTTTGCGAGGGCCTGGAAAACCATACTGCTTAAAGCAGTGGCTCCGCAGGGCTTTATTAGATAGCCCTTAATTGCCTGCCTTACTTCATCATCAATACCGTTAGGGCCTTCGCTCTCATACCCTGAGATAATGATTATTTTTGCAGATGGATCAATCTTTAGCAGGTTTGCGATGCAATGTGCGCCATCCATCTCGGGCATATTTCTGTCAATAAGGACCAGATCAGGCGCCCACTCTTTATATGCAGATATTGCCTCTGTTGACCTGCTTATTGCCTTTGCCTGATACCCCAGCTGCTTCACCAGGTTTGACATGGAGTCAAGCACAGACTCTTCATCATCAACAATAAGTATCTTCTGTCCTGAACCCCTTACAGGCTTCTCCTTTATCTCCTGGATTCTCTCAAGTTTACCCTTTGAAACAGGGAGGATGATCTTGAATGAGGTGCCCTTGCCTGCCTTTGAGGTGACAGTTATTGTGCCCTTATGCTGCTCAACAATACCATGTGTTGTCGATAACCCCAAGCCTGTGCCGGCACCTACCTCCTTT is a window of Desulfatiglans sp. DNA encoding:
- a CDS encoding response regulator, translated to SQAFMNLFTNARDAMPNGGDLTVKAKKINNKVVTYVIDTGHGIEEEVIDKIFDPFFTLKEVGAGTGLGLSTTHGIVEQHKGTITVTSKAGKGTSFKIILPVSKGKLERIQEIKEKPVRGSGQKILIVDDEESVLDSMSNLVKQLGYQAKAISRSTEAISAYKEWAPDLVLIDRNMPEMDGAHCIANLLKIDPSAKIIIISGYESEGPNGIDDEVRQAIKGYLIKPCGATALSSMVFQALAN
- a CDS encoding sigma-54-dependent Fis family transcriptional regulator, translating into MISDINVVLLESEHPDHAKDIEAKLNSALVRSCVSIDHNSGIDHLNSLKPDVVIIDPSLDADSSLKAIQKIKILNPVTPVLTSSEECLPAGECFAPFEGVHYLTPGAEQKILENKVDEALVYSKEHAHMPDTTFIIGKSKGIVDVRRKIRRVAEKDITVLVTGETGTGKELVARSIHFHSPRKMGPLVKVDCTSLPDELLESEIFGFQKGAFTDAYKDKPGRLEMANGGTLFVDEIGDISFSLQVKFLQVFEEKEFSRLGSTDQKVVDTRVVAATNADLWKKVQNGTFRNDLFYRLNIMQIRVPPLRERRDDIPLLIHFFLNKYCFEYKKKISDLPERVLDFLVSYNWPGNIRELENIMRRAIAVSDWSFIFQELDQSNMDTSLKPDPVNSIELDDNDSEHIRQLKLFKEQEYSLRKISKAYVSEKEHEAILDILNKTRWNRTKAAEILGVSYKTLINRMQEFGIKQ